In Paenibacillus hexagrammi, the following are encoded in one genomic region:
- a CDS encoding DUF896 domain-containing protein, with amino-acid sequence MSDNMEQNIERINELARKAKTIGLTDEEIDERNELRKKYIQAFRSSLKVQLDSIKFADEEEEK; translated from the coding sequence ATGAGCGATAATATGGAACAAAACATAGAACGAATCAACGAGCTTGCCCGTAAAGCAAAAACGATTGGTTTGACCGATGAAGAGATTGACGAACGAAATGAACTGCGAAAGAAGTACATCCAGGCATTCCGCAGCTCGCTTAAGGTCCAGTTGGATTCCATTAAGTTTGCGGACGAAGAAGAAGAGAAGTAA
- the lexA gene encoding transcriptional repressor LexA produces MSKISQRQQAILEFIKNEVKDKGYPPSVREIGEAVGLASSSTVHGHLERLEKKGLIRRDPTKPRAIEILGLDGAESNFAVSVARVPLVGKVTAGVPITATENIEDYFPLPSHKVGDNNVFMLSVSGDSMIEAGIHNGDYVIVKQQQTANNGDIVVAMTEDDEATVKRFYKERDHIRLQPENSALKPILLKHVTILGRVIGLFRDI; encoded by the coding sequence TTGAGTAAGATTTCCCAACGGCAGCAAGCGATATTGGAATTTATTAAGAATGAAGTGAAAGATAAGGGATATCCGCCTTCCGTACGAGAAATTGGCGAGGCAGTTGGACTAGCATCAAGCTCCACCGTACATGGACACTTGGAACGTCTGGAGAAGAAAGGCTTAATCCGCAGAGACCCGACCAAGCCTAGAGCCATTGAGATTTTAGGCTTAGACGGTGCAGAAAGCAATTTCGCCGTTTCTGTTGCACGGGTACCGCTAGTCGGTAAAGTTACTGCAGGAGTTCCGATCACAGCTACGGAGAATATCGAAGATTATTTCCCGCTTCCTTCGCACAAAGTCGGCGATAATAACGTTTTCATGCTAAGCGTTTCTGGTGACAGTATGATTGAAGCCGGTATTCATAACGGTGACTATGTGATCGTAAAGCAGCAGCAAACTGCGAACAATGGAGATATCGTAGTGGCGATGACAGAGGATGATGAAGCAACGGTTAAGCGATTCTACAAGGAACGCGACCATATTCGTCTTCAACCGGAAAACTCAGCTTTAAAGCCAATTCTCCTAAAGCACGTTACGATTCTCGGACGAGTTATTGGCTTGTTTCGGGATATCTAG
- a CDS encoding 2'-5' RNA ligase family protein gives MRDKVEFHNTHIVLEMPSHITKQIISIRKQQKDDFRASLPVEITLAGSSGVGVLEPKQDSDKVFSKLHSIALRTAPIKAAFGKVLRFPNTDIFAFTIKDEGPFHRLHEQIADSGIFFLRSPYPYTPHCTLRSRSLVTEIEANELFGLQIPDEFVLDTMSVLSLYQDSSTGEISVPVLHKVKLSGTI, from the coding sequence ATGAGAGACAAAGTAGAATTTCATAATACTCACATAGTCCTTGAAATGCCTTCACATATTACAAAACAAATTATATCAATCAGGAAACAACAAAAAGACGATTTCAGAGCATCCTTACCTGTCGAGATAACTTTGGCAGGTTCAAGTGGAGTCGGTGTTTTGGAACCCAAACAGGATTCAGATAAAGTATTCTCAAAGCTGCATTCCATTGCATTAAGAACCGCGCCAATTAAAGCTGCTTTCGGCAAAGTATTGAGGTTTCCAAATACGGATATTTTTGCTTTTACTATAAAAGATGAAGGTCCATTTCATCGGTTGCACGAACAGATTGCTGATTCAGGTATATTCTTTTTAAGAAGCCCCTATCCTTATACTCCTCATTGCACACTGAGAAGTCGTTCTTTAGTAACAGAAATTGAAGCTAATGAGTTATTCGGCCTTCAAATTCCTGACGAATTCGTTTTAGATACGATGTCGGTTCTTTCTTTATACCAAGATTCATCTACTGGTGAAATATCTGTTCCTGTGCTTCATAAAGTGAAATTAAGTGGAACGATCTAA
- the glnA gene encoding type I glutamate--ammonia ligase, whose translation MSYTNYTKEDILRIANEENVRFIRLQFTDLMGSVKNVEIPLSQLEKALDNKMMFDGSSIEGYVRIEESDMYLYPDLSTWVIFPWVTEGKVARLICDIYLPDGRPFPGDPRGILKRALQQAEEMGFTAMNVGPEPEFFLFKTDEKGNPTMELNDQGGYFDLAPMDLGENCRRDIVLTLEEMGFEIEASHHEVAPGQHEIDFKYADAMKAADQIQTFKLVVKTIARQHGLHATFMPKPLFGMNGSGMHCHQSLFKGDVNAFYEESDKLGLSNVARHYMAGVLRHARAFAAITNPTVNSYKRLVPGYEAPCYVAWSASNRSPMIRIPASRGLSTRIEVRNPDPAANPYLALAVMLAAGLDGIKNKMQLPPPTDRNIYVMTEEEREEQGIPSLPVNLKTALDEMIRNDVICDILGEHALAHFYELKEIEWDMYRTQVHPWERDQYLSLY comes from the coding sequence GTGAGTTATACGAATTACACGAAAGAAGACATTCTGCGTATTGCCAATGAAGAGAATGTCCGTTTTATCCGTTTGCAATTTACTGATTTGATGGGCAGTGTCAAAAACGTTGAAATTCCTCTAAGTCAATTGGAGAAAGCACTTGATAATAAGATGATGTTTGACGGTTCTTCCATCGAAGGCTACGTTCGAATTGAAGAATCCGACATGTATTTATACCCGGACCTCAGCACTTGGGTTATTTTTCCTTGGGTGACAGAGGGTAAGGTAGCTCGTTTGATTTGCGATATCTACCTCCCGGACGGCCGTCCATTCCCAGGCGACCCGCGCGGCATTCTGAAGAGAGCGCTGCAGCAAGCTGAGGAGATGGGCTTTACAGCGATGAACGTAGGACCTGAACCGGAGTTTTTCTTATTCAAAACGGATGAGAAGGGCAACCCGACCATGGAACTGAACGATCAAGGCGGATATTTTGACTTGGCTCCTATGGACTTGGGTGAAAACTGCCGTCGTGACATCGTATTGACTTTGGAAGAGATGGGTTTTGAAATCGAAGCATCCCATCACGAGGTTGCTCCTGGACAGCATGAGATCGACTTTAAATACGCGGATGCTATGAAAGCAGCCGATCAAATTCAGACGTTTAAGCTTGTGGTGAAAACCATTGCCAGACAGCACGGTCTGCATGCAACATTCATGCCGAAGCCTCTGTTCGGTATGAACGGTTCAGGTATGCACTGCCATCAATCCTTGTTCAAAGGCGATGTCAATGCATTTTACGAAGAGAGTGATAAGTTAGGTCTGAGTAATGTGGCCAGACACTACATGGCCGGCGTGCTTCGCCACGCTCGCGCTTTTGCGGCTATTACGAATCCTACAGTAAACTCCTATAAACGCCTGGTTCCAGGCTACGAGGCACCATGCTATGTGGCGTGGTCGGCAAGCAACCGCAGTCCGATGATTCGGATCCCGGCTTCCCGCGGTCTCAGCACACGTATTGAAGTTCGTAACCCGGATCCTGCGGCCAATCCTTACCTGGCGCTTGCTGTTATGCTGGCAGCAGGTCTTGACGGTATTAAGAACAAAATGCAGCTGCCTCCTCCGACAGACCGTAACATCTACGTGATGACGGAAGAAGAGAGAGAAGAGCAGGGCATTCCAAGCTTACCTGTCAACTTGAAGACGGCGCTCGATGAAATGATCCGCAACGATGTCATCTGCGATATTCTTGGGGAGCATGCTCTGGCACACTTTTATGAATTGAAAGAAATCGAGTGGGATATGTACCGTACTCAAGTTCACCCTTGGGAACGCGATCAGTATCTGTCCCTATATTAA
- a CDS encoding methionine gamma-lyase family protein yields MDRAELKAAPAFRAIETTIDQNQWKVIQAFQKHQVSDFHFASSTGYGYNDRGREVLDLVYADALGAESALVRPHFVSGTHTIGTALFGVLRPGEHLLYITGKPYDTLHKVIGKPGDGTGSLQDFGIGYGEVALTSDGAPDWEGIAAAIQPNTKVIGIQRSRGYDWRPSFTVEQIGEMVRFVKEVKPDVIVFVDNCYGEFTELQEPTQVGVDLMAGSLIKNPGGGIAPSGGYIAGRRDLVELAAYRLTAPGIGGEVGAMLGATRAMFQGLFLAPHLVGQAVKGSVFAAALFEDLGFESSPLWQQPRTDLIQAIRFTSADHLITFVQGIQKAAAVDSHVVPEPWDMPGYEHPVIMAAGTFIQGGSLELSADAPIREPYIAYMQGGLTYSHCKLGVLTAIQHMVDKGLI; encoded by the coding sequence ATGGACCGGGCCGAGCTAAAGGCCGCTCCGGCTTTTCGTGCAATTGAAACAACAATTGATCAGAATCAATGGAAGGTGATTCAAGCCTTTCAAAAGCATCAGGTCAGTGATTTTCACTTCGCGAGCTCAACCGGTTACGGGTATAACGACCGCGGCCGCGAAGTGCTGGACCTGGTCTACGCGGACGCATTGGGCGCTGAGTCGGCGCTCGTGCGGCCTCACTTTGTTTCTGGGACACATACCATTGGGACCGCACTATTCGGTGTCCTTCGTCCTGGCGAACATCTTCTTTACATAACGGGTAAGCCTTATGATACGTTGCACAAGGTGATTGGCAAGCCGGGAGACGGTACAGGGTCTCTTCAGGACTTCGGCATCGGGTATGGGGAGGTTGCCTTAACGTCAGACGGTGCGCCTGACTGGGAAGGCATTGCTGCAGCAATTCAACCGAACACGAAGGTGATCGGGATCCAGCGATCCCGAGGCTATGACTGGCGGCCTTCCTTTACGGTCGAGCAAATCGGAGAGATGGTCCGATTTGTCAAAGAAGTCAAGCCGGACGTTATCGTCTTCGTCGATAACTGCTACGGCGAATTTACCGAGCTGCAGGAGCCGACGCAGGTAGGCGTCGATTTGATGGCGGGCTCGCTGATCAAGAACCCCGGCGGCGGCATCGCCCCGTCCGGGGGCTATATTGCCGGGCGGCGCGACCTTGTCGAGCTCGCCGCCTACCGGCTGACCGCCCCCGGTATCGGGGGCGAGGTGGGTGCCATGCTCGGCGCTACGCGAGCCATGTTTCAAGGGCTGTTCCTTGCCCCTCACCTGGTGGGGCAAGCGGTCAAGGGCTCGGTCTTCGCAGCGGCGCTGTTCGAAGACCTCGGCTTTGAAAGCAGTCCGCTCTGGCAGCAGCCGCGCACGGACCTGATCCAGGCGATCCGCTTCACGTCCGCGGATCATCTGATCACGTTCGTACAGGGCATCCAGAAGGCTGCCGCTGTGGACTCACATGTCGTGCCAGAGCCATGGGATATGCCGGGCTACGAGCATCCCGTCATCATGGCCGCAGGCACGTTCATTCAAGGCGGCAGCCTGGAATTGTCTGCCGACGCGCCGATCCGCGAACCGTATATTGCCTACATGCAAGGCGGTTTAACGTACTCGCACTGCAAGTTAGGGGTGCTAACCGCCATCCAACATATGGTGGACAAGGGTTTGATTTGA
- the efeB gene encoding iron uptake transporter deferrochelatase/peroxidase subunit: MVLGDFIGKAQEKSHSQLPASGAASQEQAQAAEHVSFYGAHQSGILTPQQNFSNVAAFDVTTDDVKELKELLQKWTEMAALLMEGKPLAEEPQQAKFPPTDTGEQLGIASSKLTLTFAVGASLFEKDGTDRFGLRARKPAGLTQMPIFHADSLQDQLTHGDLIIQACADDPTICFHAIRNLAKAARGVAHLRWQQTGQMSIKADGTKRNLFGFKDGTNNPALNDEMFMKNNIWIDAADGSPWLAGGSYMVVRRINMRIETWDQQPYGDQEGIIGRQKVSGAPMDGQGEFEQPNFAADPEGKKTALDSHIRLSNPRTGEASERERILRRGYNFMENLDQVGRMNAGLLFICFNRNIQTQFESIQKRLTNPKMPDQMLAYTETTGGGYFAVLPGVADKNSYLGQSLFGA; encoded by the coding sequence CTGGTACTAGGCGACTTTATCGGCAAGGCTCAAGAAAAATCGCATTCTCAGCTGCCTGCATCGGGTGCGGCCTCACAAGAACAGGCTCAAGCTGCTGAGCATGTCTCTTTTTATGGAGCTCATCAATCGGGGATCTTGACTCCCCAGCAAAATTTTTCCAATGTTGCGGCATTTGATGTCACGACGGACGATGTGAAGGAATTGAAGGAGCTTTTACAAAAATGGACCGAGATGGCCGCACTTTTAATGGAAGGAAAGCCTCTTGCGGAAGAACCGCAGCAGGCCAAGTTTCCACCAACGGATACGGGCGAGCAACTCGGAATCGCGAGCAGCAAGCTGACGCTTACCTTTGCAGTAGGCGCCTCGCTGTTTGAGAAGGATGGTACGGACCGATTCGGCCTTCGGGCGCGAAAACCAGCCGGTCTCACTCAGATGCCTATTTTCCACGCGGATTCACTGCAGGATCAGCTTACGCATGGAGATTTGATCATTCAAGCATGCGCGGATGACCCCACCATTTGTTTTCATGCGATTCGGAATTTAGCCAAAGCGGCGCGCGGGGTTGCTCATTTACGATGGCAGCAGACCGGCCAGATGAGCATTAAAGCTGACGGCACGAAGCGCAATTTATTCGGCTTCAAGGATGGAACTAACAATCCGGCGCTCAACGACGAAATGTTTATGAAGAATAACATTTGGATTGACGCAGCGGATGGCTCGCCTTGGCTCGCCGGAGGCAGCTACATGGTTGTGAGGCGCATCAATATGCGGATTGAAACTTGGGACCAACAACCCTATGGAGACCAAGAGGGTATCATTGGGCGTCAAAAAGTATCGGGCGCACCAATGGATGGTCAAGGCGAGTTCGAACAGCCTAATTTTGCCGCAGATCCGGAAGGGAAGAAGACAGCTCTGGACTCGCACATCCGTCTATCCAACCCGCGAACAGGCGAAGCCTCTGAAAGAGAGCGAATTTTACGGCGAGGTTATAACTTCATGGAGAACCTGGATCAGGTTGGACGGATGAATGCAGGATTACTGTTTATTTGCTTTAACCGCAATATTCAAACCCAGTTTGAATCCATACAAAAGAGGCTGACCAATCCGAAAATGCCGGATCAGATGTTGGCATACACGGAAACAACAGGTGGAGGCTATTTTGCTGTATTGCCTGGTGTTGCTGACAAAAATTCGTACCTGGGACAGAGCCTTTTTGGTGCATAA
- a CDS encoding EfeM/EfeO family lipoprotein — translation MKTQFKVIVFAAAAALTMAGCAKSETAPAATTAATAASPTPDVAKVPAKEGSAALLKSVEDLKQQLDQKKVDDGKKISGKLDEVWASFEDEVKPKYPELYVKVEKYLTPVEAGLKQSTLDFTALGKLNDELVNVVKELSTSLEDNKGAVNSDAITSSKELQAATKAYNEYVQDQGKQLVTLLEQLDAAVKSGDLKKAQEAYVQARMPYERIEPVIERFAELDGVMDARVDDFKNEDDPEFTGYHRIEHILFVKKTVKDAEPFAARLLEDGKKMQQSIAATNIEATDFVTGVGELMEEAQSSKITGEEERWSGATVPVIRANVEGAQEIYTLVKDELKKKDAALDEKINKSLTAVIDQMNVLSPVGTTWNDFGKLEQSKQVDLKNKLEALAEPLVKMPGTLGQ, via the coding sequence ATGAAAACGCAATTCAAAGTAATCGTATTCGCAGCAGCAGCTGCATTAACAATGGCCGGATGCGCCAAATCTGAAACGGCTCCGGCAGCAACAACAGCCGCAACAGCGGCCAGCCCTACACCGGATGTAGCGAAAGTACCTGCCAAAGAAGGCTCCGCAGCTCTGCTGAAATCTGTAGAAGATCTGAAACAACAGCTAGATCAAAAGAAAGTTGACGATGGCAAGAAGATTTCCGGTAAGCTGGACGAAGTATGGGCGAGCTTTGAAGATGAAGTCAAACCTAAATATCCAGAGCTATACGTAAAAGTAGAGAAATACCTTACACCTGTAGAAGCGGGTCTGAAGCAAAGCACGTTGGATTTCACAGCTCTTGGCAAGCTGAACGATGAACTGGTTAACGTTGTGAAGGAACTGAGCACCTCTCTGGAAGACAACAAAGGCGCAGTGAATAGCGATGCGATTACTTCTTCCAAAGAACTCCAAGCAGCTACGAAAGCCTATAACGAATATGTTCAAGATCAAGGCAAGCAGCTGGTCACTCTGTTGGAGCAATTGGATGCAGCGGTGAAGAGCGGTGACTTGAAAAAAGCCCAAGAAGCTTATGTGCAAGCGCGCATGCCGTATGAGCGCATTGAGCCTGTCATCGAAAGATTTGCCGAGCTGGACGGTGTGATGGATGCGCGTGTGGATGACTTCAAGAACGAAGACGATCCGGAGTTCACAGGCTACCACCGCATTGAGCACATCTTATTTGTGAAGAAAACAGTCAAAGATGCTGAGCCTTTCGCAGCAAGACTGCTGGAAGACGGCAAAAAAATGCAGCAAAGCATCGCAGCAACCAATATCGAAGCCACAGATTTCGTCACTGGTGTCGGCGAACTGATGGAAGAAGCTCAATCCTCCAAAATTACAGGTGAAGAAGAGCGCTGGAGTGGTGCGACGGTTCCCGTTATTCGGGCGAACGTGGAAGGTGCGCAAGAAATATACACACTGGTTAAGGACGAATTGAAAAAGAAAGACGCAGCGTTGGATGAGAAAATCAATAAAAGCTTAACTGCGGTTATTGATCAAATGAATGTTCTGTCTCCGGTTGGAACTACTTGGAATGATTTTGGCAAATTGGAGCAATCCAAGCAAGTGGATCTGAAGAATAAGCTGGAAGCGTTGGCGGAGCCTCTGGTAAAAATGCCTGGTACCCTAGGACAGTAA
- a CDS encoding FTR1 family iron permease, whose amino-acid sequence MRKLILSTMILLLLLTFPAVLFAKAEDDLKQADEGIQRAIQAAKDNKLDDVTKEFDTFQTNWLSYEDGVKERSAAAYQKIEGAMGEVSFETVREPVDAAKLIETLQNLHNLNTAFVEGKMDVFGTVTESTEKVTIGSLVTLLETASDQLSSSDIDGAKANVEKLRSSWLDIEGIVLTQSTEVYQSMERDMVTAYAQLSSNPPKVSDAAATIARMHASLEPLAGKTSYTMLDATTILLREGLEALLVVIALLGFLNKSGHAEKRKWIWYGVGAGLLVSIILGIIVQQLFSSSAFGNNNFLIAGCTGVFAAVMLLYMSYWLHSKSSISNWQQYIRNQSVKALATGSLVSLSVLAFLAVFREGTETVLFMIGMASSISLSSLLSGIVIGVVLLVIIAYLILKIGLRIPMRPFFLISSIFVFYLCFKFTGMGIHGLQLAGILPATTASWLPTWDAIALYPSLESALPQLVLLIVALFAALKDMTQSFKLRNQAA is encoded by the coding sequence GTGCGAAAATTAATCCTATCTACCATGATATTATTGCTGCTTCTCACATTTCCGGCAGTTTTGTTCGCTAAGGCCGAGGATGACCTGAAGCAAGCGGATGAAGGTATACAAAGAGCAATCCAAGCTGCTAAGGATAACAAGCTGGATGACGTAACGAAGGAGTTTGATACGTTCCAAACCAATTGGCTCAGCTATGAGGATGGCGTGAAGGAACGTTCAGCGGCAGCTTATCAGAAGATTGAGGGTGCGATGGGGGAGGTCTCCTTTGAGACTGTGAGAGAGCCTGTTGATGCTGCTAAGCTTATCGAAACCTTACAAAACTTACATAACTTGAATACAGCTTTTGTTGAAGGCAAAATGGACGTTTTCGGAACCGTTACAGAGTCAACTGAAAAAGTAACGATTGGTTCGTTAGTTACCTTGCTTGAGACGGCTTCGGATCAATTGTCTAGCAGCGATATCGATGGCGCCAAGGCGAATGTAGAAAAGCTTCGCAGCTCTTGGCTGGACATTGAAGGAATTGTGCTCACACAATCCACGGAAGTCTACCAATCGATGGAAAGAGACATGGTTACAGCTTATGCTCAGCTTTCCTCTAATCCGCCTAAGGTGTCGGATGCAGCAGCTACAATTGCAAGAATGCATGCATCACTTGAACCTTTGGCAGGGAAAACGAGCTACACGATGCTAGATGCCACTACGATTTTGTTAAGAGAAGGTTTGGAGGCTCTGCTAGTAGTCATAGCACTGCTAGGCTTCTTAAACAAATCAGGACACGCTGAGAAGCGTAAGTGGATCTGGTACGGGGTTGGAGCGGGGCTGCTGGTCAGCATCATCCTAGGTATTATCGTTCAACAGCTGTTTTCTTCAAGTGCATTCGGTAACAACAATTTCCTGATCGCAGGATGCACAGGTGTATTTGCAGCAGTCATGCTGCTCTATATGAGCTATTGGCTTCATAGTAAATCCAGTATTTCCAATTGGCAGCAGTATATTCGCAACCAAAGTGTAAAAGCACTAGCAACCGGCAGTCTGGTTTCACTCAGTGTGCTTGCGTTTCTAGCCGTATTCCGCGAAGGTACGGAGACAGTCCTTTTTATGATCGGAATGGCTTCTTCCATCTCGCTCAGTTCGCTGCTTAGCGGCATTGTCATTGGTGTTGTGCTGCTGGTTATCATCGCTTATTTAATACTGAAAATCGGTTTACGCATACCAATGCGTCCGTTCTTCCTGATTTCCAGCATATTCGTTTTCTATCTTTGCTTTAAATTTACTGGGATGGGCATTCATGGACTTCAGCTGGCAGGTATTCTTCCGGCGACTACAGCCTCCTGGCTGCCAACCTGGGACGCTATTGCGCTCTATCCATCCTTAGAAAGTGCCTTGCCACAGCTTGTATTGCTGATTGTCGCTCTATTTGCGGCATTGAAAGACATGACACAAAGCTTCAAACTTCGCAATCAAGCAGCTTAG
- a CDS encoding FadR/GntR family transcriptional regulator, with translation MEVTKLTKRNHYEEITQQLKQLIVQGRLQAGDKLPSTKELSERFGVGRSTMREALSALRAMGLIDIRQGGGCTVVSSAPTEIEVPKLQVLRLNRTILLELMEARKALEISNAALAAEKRTDEDLETLSRLVREMELAIGNEEEGERTDLLFHLTLVKSTHNSLMVNMLDSIMSPMEMAIKETRRVELYANSSVARRLYQEHLAIYDAVRRSHRAEASHHMKAHLEHVEQILFKYL, from the coding sequence ATGGAAGTTACAAAGCTGACGAAGCGGAATCATTACGAGGAAATCACACAGCAATTGAAGCAATTGATCGTTCAGGGGAGGCTTCAGGCTGGGGATAAGCTGCCTTCTACGAAGGAGCTCTCCGAACGCTTCGGTGTAGGCAGATCAACGATGAGAGAAGCGTTAAGCGCGCTTCGCGCGATGGGACTCATCGATATTCGTCAGGGCGGCGGCTGTACGGTCGTGAGCAGTGCGCCAACTGAGATTGAAGTGCCTAAGCTCCAAGTCCTGCGCTTGAATAGGACGATTCTTCTGGAGCTGATGGAAGCGAGAAAAGCTTTGGAGATTTCCAACGCAGCTTTAGCCGCAGAGAAAAGAACGGATGAAGATCTCGAAACGCTCAGCCGATTGGTCCGGGAGATGGAGCTGGCCATTGGCAATGAAGAAGAAGGGGAAAGGACGGACCTGCTGTTTCATCTCACCTTAGTAAAGTCCACCCATAATTCCTTAATGGTCAACATGCTGGATTCGATCATGAGTCCGATGGAAATGGCGATCAAGGAAACCAGGCGGGTAGAGCTGTATGCTAACTCATCGGTTGCAAGGCGTCTGTACCAGGAGCATCTGGCTATTTATGATGCGGTTAGACGCAGTCATCGAGCAGAAGCTTCACACCATATGAAAGCACATCTAGAGCATGTGGAACAGATATTATTCAAATATTTGTAG
- a CDS encoding LutC/YkgG family protein — protein sequence MGDTHQEWLAQLEAESKAKQEAFMNGIAKKLKRPRVLEKPERPFRGAPDFWNEFEWGLEERIQKFTTNFQSAGGHVSRLSSLEVVKQFITAKAEEMSAKYVIRQDQPELEQLGLEAALPHSTVSVWNSDHDEHWKARAAEADFGVVMADYAAAYTGSITVLSAENKGRSVSLLPTVLFAIIPLEKLHTRLGEILVNFDQAGRAHLPAGIHFISGPSRSADIENDLTIGVHGPGIVYALLVG from the coding sequence ATGGGTGACACGCATCAAGAGTGGCTGGCGCAGCTGGAAGCGGAGTCCAAAGCCAAGCAAGAAGCTTTCATGAACGGTATTGCGAAGAAGCTGAAGCGTCCGAGGGTGCTCGAAAAGCCGGAACGGCCTTTTCGGGGGGCGCCTGATTTTTGGAATGAGTTTGAGTGGGGGCTTGAAGAACGGATTCAGAAGTTCACGACGAATTTTCAAAGTGCCGGCGGTCATGTCAGCCGTCTTTCCAGCTTAGAGGTTGTTAAGCAGTTCATTACGGCGAAAGCGGAGGAAATGAGTGCGAAGTATGTAATCCGCCAGGACCAGCCAGAGCTTGAGCAGCTTGGCCTGGAAGCTGCGCTCCCTCATTCCACGGTTTCCGTATGGAACAGTGATCATGATGAGCATTGGAAGGCGCGCGCCGCTGAAGCGGACTTTGGCGTTGTGATGGCCGATTATGCGGCAGCGTATACGGGCTCGATTACGGTCTTGTCAGCGGAAAATAAAGGGCGTTCGGTCAGCCTCCTGCCGACGGTGCTGTTCGCCATTATCCCGCTAGAGAAGCTGCATACGCGCTTAGGGGAAATTCTCGTGAATTTTGACCAGGCAGGAAGAGCGCATTTGCCGGCAGGGATCCACTTTATCTCGGGCCCAAGCCGTTCTGCGGATATCGAAAATGATCTCACCATAGGTGTACACGGCCCGGGAATCGTTTACGCGCTTCTGGTAGGTTAG
- a CDS encoding (Fe-S)-binding protein has translation MKVSLFITCLSDAIYPRVGQSMVRLLAQYGVELEFPKVQTCCGQPAYNSGYWDDARASAKTILEAFDDSDFVVSPSGSCTYMIHHYPELFKDDPVLLSKAEALQSKTYEFTQFLVQVLGVTDVGAEFPHRVTYHPSCHGSRLLGVKEEPMKLLENVKGLEFVPLPFAEDCCGFGGTFAVKMAHISGAMVTEKVDHIKETEAEVLVGLDMACMMNIAGNLRYRGEKVRVMHLAELLCEGVNLK, from the coding sequence ATGAAGGTCTCTTTATTTATTACATGTTTAAGCGATGCCATATACCCTCGTGTGGGGCAATCTATGGTTCGTTTGCTGGCCCAATACGGCGTAGAGCTTGAGTTTCCAAAGGTTCAAACCTGCTGCGGTCAGCCAGCCTACAACAGCGGTTATTGGGATGATGCCAGAGCATCGGCGAAGACCATTCTCGAAGCCTTTGATGACAGCGACTTTGTTGTATCGCCCTCGGGCTCATGCACCTATATGATTCATCACTATCCGGAATTATTTAAAGATGATCCTGTTCTGCTTAGCAAGGCAGAGGCACTCCAAAGCAAAACCTACGAATTTACCCAATTTCTGGTGCAAGTGCTTGGCGTTACGGATGTTGGAGCTGAGTTCCCTCACAGAGTGACCTATCATCCGTCCTGCCACGGCAGCAGGCTGCTCGGAGTAAAGGAAGAGCCGATGAAGCTGCTGGAGAACGTCAAGGGTCTGGAATTCGTTCCGTTGCCATTTGCGGAAGATTGCTGCGGCTTCGGCGGAACGTTTGCTGTAAAGATGGCGCATATTTCGGGGGCGATGGTAACGGAGAAGGTCGATCACATTAAAGAGACGGAAGCGGAAGTGCTTGTAGGCTTGGATATGGCTTGTATGATGAATATCGCGGGTAATTTACGCTATCGCGGAGAGAAAGTAAGAGTGATGCATTTAGCTGAGCTGCTGTGTGAAGGGGTGAATTTGAAATGA